One Anomaloglossus baeobatrachus isolate aAnoBae1 unplaced genomic scaffold, aAnoBae1.hap1 Scaffold_503, whole genome shotgun sequence genomic window, CATCAGCTTCATGAACCAGTGTCAGTGTGACCGCATGATTTCATGGTGGGATATTTCTGCTGTGACCATACAGAGcagaaaatacagaaaaataaaggATATATGGAAGAAATAAAATACCGCCCTCACCTGTCCTGGACAAACGAGGAAGGCGTCATCTCTGGCGTATACTGCAGCGAGGACACGGACTTGTTCCCCATAGAATACCGCGACTGAGAAAGGCAGAGCCATCCCTGAGAACGACACATATAATACCGATTATATCTgtaataataccgccagatatacacataataccatcaCACACAGATATGTATCATACTACCacatacagttagggccagaaatatttggacagtgacacaagttttgttattttagctgtttacaaaaacatgttcagaaatacaattctatatataataccggctgaaagtgcacactcccagctgcaatatgagagttttcacatccaaatcggagaaagggtttaggaatcatagctctgtaatgcatagcctcctctttttcaagggaccaaaagtaattggacaagggactctaagggctgcaattaactctgaagccgtctccctcgttaacctgttatcaatgaagtagttaaaaggtctggggttgattacaggtgtgtggttttgcatttggaagctgttgctgtgaccagacaacatgcggtctaaggaactctcaattgaggtgaagcagaacatcctgaggctgaaaaaaaagaaaaaatccatcagagagatagcagacatgcttggagtagcaaaatcaacagtcgggtacattctgagaaaaaaggaattgactgctgagcttgggaactcaaaaaggcctgggcgtccacggatgacaacagtggtggatgatcgccgcatactttctttggtgaagaagaaaccgttcacaacatcaactgaagtccagaacactctcagtgaagtaggtgtatctgtctctaagtcaccagtaaagagaagactccatgaaagtaaatacaaagggttcacatctagatgcaaaccattcatcaattccaaaaatagacaggccagagttacatttgctgaaaaacatctcatgaagccagctcagttctggaaaagtattctatggacagatgagaccaagatcaacctgtaccagaatgatgggaagaaaaaagtgtggagaagaaagggaacggcacatgatccaaggcacaccacatcctctgtaaaacatggtggaggcaacgtgattgcatgggcatgcatggctttcaatggcactgggtcacttgtgtttattgatgacataacagcagacaagagtagccggatgaattctgaagtgtaccgggatatactctcagcccagattcagccaaatgccgcaaagttgatcggatggcgcttcatagtacagatggacaatgaccccaagcatacagccaaagctacccaggagttcatgagtgcaaaaaagtggaacattctgcaatggccaagtcaatcaccagatcttaacccaattgagcatgcatttcacttgctcaaatccagacttaagacggaaagacccacaaacaagcaagacctgaaggctgcggctgtaaaggcctggcaaagcattaagaaggaggaaacccagcgtttggtgatgtccatgggttccagacttaaggcagtgattgcctccaaaggattcgcaacaaaatattgaaaataaaaatattttgtttgggtttggtttatttgtccaattacttttgacctcctaaaatgtgacaattcctacaatttctatcagatatttttgttcaaaccttcaaattaaacgttacaatctgcacttgaattctgttgtagaggtttcatttcaaatccaatgtggtggcatgcagagcccaactcgccaaaattgtgtcactggccaaagatttctggacctaactgtatacacataaCACAGCCAGACACTGAGATATGATACAACCAGACAGTGAGATGTTATATATAATACTTctagatatacacataataccgccAGACCCTGAGATATCATGTAGAATACCACCAGAAATACACATAATAccgccagacactgagatatcatgtataataccacgAAATATACACATAATAGCACCAGACACTGTGAtatgtataataccgccacatatacacaaaataccaccagacactgagatatcatgtataataccgcgagatatacacataataccagacactgagatatcatgtataataccgccagatatacacataataccagacactgagatatcatgtataataccgccagatatacacataataccagacactgagatatcatgtataataccgccagatatacacataataccaccagacactaagatatcatgtataataccgccatatatacacaataccaccagacactgagatatcatgtataataccgccagatatacacataataccagacACTGTGATATCATGCataataccgccacatatacacataccaccagacactgagatatcatgtataataccgccacatatacacataataccaccagacactgagatatcatgtatgacaccgccacatatacacataatgccaccagacactgagacatcatgtataataccgccagatatacacataataccatcagacactgagatatcatgtataataccaccagatatacacataataccaccagacactgagatatcatgtataataccgccacatatacacataatagcaccagacactgagatatcatgtataataccgccacatatacacataatagcaccagacactgagatatcatgtataataccgccacatatacacataataccaccagacactgagatatcatgtataataccgccacataaAGACATACCACCAgatactgagatatcatgtataataccgccagatatacacataataccaccagacactgaaatatcatgtataataccgccacatatacacataataccaccagatactgagatatcatgtataataccgccagatatacacataataccaccagacactgagatatcatgtataataccgccacatatacacataataccaccacacactgagatatcatgtataataccgccacatatacacataataccaccacacactgagatatcatgtataataccgccagatatacacataataccaccagacactgtgatgtcatgtataataccgccagatatacacataccaccagacactgagatatcatgtataataccgccagatatacacataatgccaccagacactgagatatcatgtataataccgccagatatacacataataccatcagacactgagatatcatgtataataccgccatataaacataataccaccacacactgagatatcatgtataataccgccagatatacacataataccaccagacactgtgatatcatgtataataccgccatatatacacataccaccagacactgagatatcatgtataataccgccagatatacacataatgccaccagacactgagatatcatgtataataccgccagatatacacataataccatcagacactgagatatcatgtataataaagccacatatacacataataccgccagacactgagatataacgcataataccgccagatatacacataataccatcagacactgagatatcatgtataataccgccagatatacacataataccgccagacactgagatatcatgtataataccgtcaGACACTGGGAAATGAGATATAACACCACCGGTGTAGCTGTATATCCGTGTATGAGACGAGCGCTCATCACTCACCTCCTCTATGACACCGTTCAGACATTGTCTCTTCTCCTTCAGATCTTCCAGGTCGTCCATCACTCTCAGGAGCAGCCGATCCAGACGCTGATTCACGTCCTCCAGAGTCTCATCCACAGAAGGCGCCATGTTTGTGGTGGAGGAACCTGAGAAGAAGCGTGAAAACTGATGTACAAATACAtgtatcagctgtgtatctaatcctctcctgtgtgatatagtcttctgagctgtgtatctaatcctctcctgtgtgatactgtctgctgggctgtgtatctaatcctctcctgtgtgatactgtctgctgagctgtgtctaatcctctcctgtgtgatactgtctgctgagctgtgtatctaatcctctcctgtgtgatactgtcttctgagcagtgtatctaatcctctcctgtgtgatactgtctgctgagcagtgtatctaatcctctcctgtgtgatgctgcctgctgagctgtgtatctaatcctctcctgtgtgatgctgcctgctgagctgtgtatctaatcctctcctgtgtgatactgtctgctgagcagtgtatctaatcctctcctgtgtgatactgtctgctgagctgtgtatctaatcctagcctgtgtgatacagtctgctgagctgtgtatctaatcctctcctgtgtgatactgtctgctgagctgtgtatctaatccgatcctgtgtgatactgtctgctgagctgtgtatctaatcctctcctgtgtgatactgtctgctgagctgtgtatctaatcctctcctgtgtgatactgtgtgctgagctgtgcatctaatcctgtccgataccgtctgctgagctctgtatctaatcctgtcctgtgtgatactgtctgctgagctctgtatctaatcctgtcctgtgtgatactgtctgctgagctctgtatctaatcctgtcctgtgtgatactgtctgctgagctgtgtatctaatcctcttctgtgtaatactgtctgctgagctgtgtatctaatcctctcctgtgtgattctgtctgctgagcagtgtatctaatcctctcctgtgtgatactgtgtgctgagctgtgtatctaatcctctcctgtgtgatactgtctgctgagctgtatatctaatcctctcctgtgtaatgctgtctgctgagctgtgtatctaatcctctcctgtgtaatactgtctgctgagctgtgtatctaatcctctcctgtgtgatactgtctgctgagctgtgtatctaatcctctcctgtgtgatactgtgtgctgagctgtgtatctaatcctctcctgtgtgatactgtatgctgagctgtgtatctaatcctgtcctgtgtgatactgtctgctgagctgtgtatctaatccactcctgtgtgatactgtctgctgagctgtgtatctaatcctctcctgtgtaatactgtctgctgagctgtgtatctaatcctgtcctgtgtgatactgtctgctgagctgtgtatctaatcctctcctgtgtgatactgtctgctgagctgtgtatgtaatcctagcctgtgtgatacagtctgctgagctgtgtatctaatcctctcctgggtgatactgtctgctgagctgtgtatctaatcctctcctgtgtgatactgtctgctgagctgtgtatctaatcctctcctgtgtgatactgtctgctgagctgtgtatctaatcctctcctgtgtgatactgtgtgctgagctgtgcatctaatcctgtccgatactgtctgctgagctctgtatctaatcctgtcctgtgtgatactgtctgctgagctctgtatctaatcctgtcctgtgtgatactgtctgctgagctctgtatctaatcctgtcctgtgtgatactgtctgctgagctgtgtatctaatcctctcctgtgtaatactgtctgctgagctgtgtatctaatcctctcctgtgtgattctgtctgctgagcaatgtatctaatcctctcctgtgtgatactgtctgctgagctctgtatctaatcctgtcctgtgtgatactgtctgctgagctctgtatctaatcctgtcctgtgtgatactgtctgctgagctgtgtatctaatcctctcctgtgtaatactgtctgctgagctgtgtatctaatcctctcctgtgtgattctgtctgctgagcagtgtatctaatcctctcctgtgtgatactgtgtgctgagctgtgtatctaatcctctcctgtgtgatactgtctgctgagctgtatatctaatcctctcctgtgtaatgctgtctgctgagctgtgtatctaatcctctcctgtgtaatactgtctgctgagctgtgtatctaatcctctcctgtgtgatactgtctgctgagcagtgtatctaatcctctcctgtgtgatactgtgtgctgagctgtgtatctaatcctctcctgtgtgatactgtctgctgagctgtatatctaatcctctcctgtgtaatactgtctgctgagctgtgtatctaatcctctcctgtgtgatactgtctgctgagcagtgtatctaatcctctcctgtgtgacactgtctgctgagcagtgtatctaatcctctcctgtgtgatactgtctgctgagctgtgtatctaatcctctcctgtgtgatactgtctgctgagcagtgtatctaatcctctcctgtgtgacactctgctgagcagtgtatctaatcctctcctgtgtgatactgtctgctgagctgtgtatctaatcctctcctgtgttactgtctgctgagctgtgtatctaatcctctcctgtgtgatactgtctgctgagctgtgtatctaatcctctcctgtgtgatacggtctgctgagctgtgtatctaatcctcctgtgtgatactgtctgctgagcagtgtatctaatcttctcctgtgtgatgctgtctgctgagctgtgtatctaatcctctcctgtgtgatactgtttgctgagctgtgtatctaatcctctcctgtgtgatactgtctgctgagctgtgtatctaattctctcatgtgtgatactgtttgctgagctgtgtatctaatcctctcctgtgtaatactgtgtgctgagctgtgtatctaatcctctcctgtgtgatactgtttgctgagctgtgtatctaatcctctcctgtgtgatactgtctgttgggctgtgtatctaatcctctcctgtgtgatactgtctgctgagcagtgtatctaatcctctcctgtgtgatactgtctgctgggctgtgtatctaatcctctcctgtgtgatactgtgtgctgcgctgtgtatgtaatcctatcctgtgtgatactgtctgctgggctgtgtatctaatcctctcctgtgtgatactgtctgctgagctgtgtatctaagcctctcctgtgtgatactgtctgctgaggtgtgtatctaatcctctcctgtgtgatactgtctgctgagcagtgtatctaatcctctgctgtgtgatactgtctgctgagcagtgtatctaatcctctcttgtgtgatactgtctgctgagctgtgtatctaatcctctcctgtgtgatactgtctgctgagctgtgtatctaatcctctcctgtgagatactatgtgctgagctgtgtatctaatcctctcctgtgtgatactgtgtgctgagctgtgtatctaatcctatcctgtgtgatactgtgtgctgagctgtgtatctaatcctctcctgtgtgatactgtctgctgagctgtgtatctaatcctctcctgtgtgatactgtgtgctgagctgtgtatctaatcctctcctatgtaatactgtctgctgagctgtgtatctaatcctgtcctgtgtgatactgtctgctgagctgtgtatctaatcctctcctctgtgatactgtctgctgagctgtgtatctaatcctagcctgtgtgatacagtctgctgagctgtgtatctaatcctctcctgtgtgatactgtctgctgagctgtgtatctaatcctctcctgtgtgatactgtctgctgagctgtgtatctaatcctctcctgtgtgatactgtctgctgagccgtgtatctattcctctcctgtgtgctgagctgtgtatctaatcctctcctgtgtgatactgtgtgctgagctgtgcatctaatcctgtcctgtgtgatactgtctgctgagctctgtatctaatcctgtcctgtgtgatactgtctgctgagctctgtatctaatcctgtcctgtgtgatactgtctgctgagctctgtatctaatcctgtcctgtgtaatgctgtctgctgagctgtgtatctaatcctctcctgtgtaatactgtctgctgagctgtgtatctaatcctctcctgtgtgattctgtctgctgagcagtgtatctaatcctctcctgtgtgatactgtctgctgggctgtgtatctaatcctctcctgtgtgatactgtctgctgagctgtgtatctaatcctatcctgtgtgatactgtgtgctgagctgtgtatctaatcctctcctgtgtgatactgtctgctgggctgtgtatctaatcctctcctgtgtgatactgtctgctgagctgtgtatctaatcctatcctgtgtgatactgtgtgctgagctgtgtatctaatcctctcctgtgtgatactgtctgctgggctgtgtatctaatcctctcctgtgtgatactgtctgctgagctgtgtatctaatcctctcctgtgtgatactgtctgctgagctgtgtatctaatcctatcctgtgtgatactgtgtgctgagctgtgtatctaatcctctcctgtgtgatactgtctgctgggctgtgtatctaatcctctcctgtgtgatactgtctgctgagctgtgtatctaatcctctcctgtgtgataatgtctgctgagctgtgtatctaatcctctcctgtgtgatactgtctgccgagccgtgtatctaagcctctcctgtgtgatacagtctgctgagctgtgtatctaatcctctcatgtgtgatactgtctgctgagccgtgtatctaatcctgtcctgtgtgatactgtctgctgagctgtgtatttaatcctctcctgtgtgatactgtctgctgagctgtgtatctaatcctctcctgtgtgatactgtctgctgagctgtgtatttaatcctctcctgtgtgatactgtctgctgagctgtgtatctaatcctctcctgtgtaatactgtctactgagctgtgtatctaatcctatcctgtgtgatactgtgtgctgagctgtgtatctaatcctatcctgtgtgatactgtgtgctgagctgtgtatctaatcctctcctgtgtgatactgtctgctgagctgtgtatctaatcctctcctgtgtgatactgtgtgctgagctgtgtatctaatcctctcctatgtaatactgtctgctgagctgtgtatctaatcctgtcctgtgtgatactgtctgctgagctgtgtatctaatcctctcctctgtgatactgtctgctgagctgtgtatctaatcctagcctgtgtgatacagtctgctgagctgtgtatctaatcctctcctgtgtgatactgtctgctgagctgtgtatctaatcctctcctgtgtgatactgtctgctgagctgtgtatctaatcctctcctgtgtgatactgtgtgctgagctgtgcatctaatcctgtcctgtgtgatactgtctgctgagctctgtatctaatcctgtcctgtgtgatactgtctgctgagctctgtatctaatcctgtcctgtgtgatactgtctgctgagctctgtatctaatcctgtcctgtgtaatgctgtctgctgagctgtgtatctaatcctctcctgtgtaatactgtctgctgagctgtgtatctaatcctctcctgtgtgattctgtctgctgagcagtgtatctaatcctctcctgtgtgatactgtctgctgggctgtgtatctaatcctctcctgtgtgatactgtctgctgagctgtgtatctaatcctatcctgtgtgatactgtgtgctgagctgtgtatctaatcctctcctgtgtgatactgtctgctgggctgtgtatctaatcctctcctgtgtgatactgtctgctgagctgtgtatctaatcctatcctgtgtgatactgtgtgctgagctgtgtatctaatcctctcctgtgtg contains:
- the LOC142282262 gene encoding vacuolar ATPase assembly protein VMA22-like, which gives rise to MAPSVDETLEDVNQRLDRLLLRVMDDLEDLKEKRQCLNGVIEEGWLCLSQSRYSMGNKSVSSLQYTPEMTPSSFVQDSAADDGVTTFTAERVQPETQDKVTERKLPEVEDIGAADHVYMIKLGTLENEGTAEVEWRWHPYTNTAKKRKYLTQ